In the Ruminococcus sp. OA3 genome, one interval contains:
- a CDS encoding oxaloacetate decarboxylase subunit alpha — translation MADIEKKPIKITETILRDAHQSLIATRMTTEQMLPVVDKLDKVGYHSVECWGGATFDASLRFLKEDPWDRLRKFRDGFKNTKLQMLFRGQNILGYRPYADDVVEYFVQKSIANGIDIIRIFDCMNDLRNLQTAVSAANKEKGHAQVALSYTIGDAYTLEYWTEMAKKVEAMGANSICIKDMAGLLLPYQATKLVTALKEATSIPIQLHTHYTSGVASMTYMKAIEAGVDVIDTAMSPFALGTSQPATEVMVETFKGTPYDTGFDQNLLAEIADYFRPIRDEALDSGLLNPKNLGVNIKTLLYQVPGGMLSNLTSQLKEQHAEDKYYEVLEEVPRVRKDLGECPLVTPSSQIVGTQAVFNVIMGERYKMVTKETKAVLSGQYGATIKPFNPEVQKKCIGDTEPITCRPADLIDDELDTLEKEVAPWKEQDEDVLTYALFPQVATDFFKYREAQEKKIDATAADKENKAYPV, via the coding sequence ATGGCGGATATAGAAAAGAAACCAATCAAAATAACAGAAACGATCCTGCGTGATGCACATCAGTCTCTGATTGCGACAAGAATGACAACGGAGCAGATGCTTCCTGTCGTTGATAAATTAGACAAAGTTGGTTACCATTCAGTGGAATGCTGGGGAGGTGCGACGTTTGACGCATCGCTTCGTTTTCTGAAGGAAGACCCGTGGGACCGGCTCCGCAAATTCCGGGACGGATTTAAAAATACGAAACTTCAGATGCTCTTCCGCGGACAGAATATTCTGGGGTACCGTCCGTATGCGGATGATGTAGTGGAATATTTTGTTCAGAAATCAATTGCTAACGGCATTGATATCATCCGTATCTTTGACTGTATGAATGATCTGAGGAACCTTCAGACAGCTGTGAGTGCGGCAAACAAAGAGAAAGGACATGCACAGGTTGCACTGTCTTATACCATCGGGGATGCATATACACTGGAATATTGGACCGAGATGGCGAAGAAGGTGGAAGCGATGGGGGCAAATTCGATCTGCATTAAGGATATGGCAGGACTTCTGCTTCCATATCAGGCGACAAAGCTGGTTACAGCCCTTAAAGAAGCTACCTCCATTCCTATCCAGCTTCATACGCATTACACATCAGGTGTTGCATCCATGACATATATGAAGGCGATTGAGGCGGGCGTCGATGTGATTGACACTGCAATGTCACCGTTCGCACTCGGCACTTCCCAGCCGGCGACGGAGGTTATGGTGGAGACATTTAAGGGAACACCTTATGATACCGGATTTGACCAGAATCTTCTGGCAGAAATTGCTGATTATTTTCGCCCGATCCGCGACGAAGCGCTGGACAGCGGTCTCCTGAATCCAAAGAATCTGGGTGTCAATATCAAGACACTGCTGTATCAGGTACCTGGCGGCATGCTTTCGAATCTCACATCGCAGCTGAAAGAACAGCATGCGGAAGATAAATACTATGAGGTTCTGGAGGAGGTGCCGCGTGTCAGGAAAGATCTGGGGGAATGTCCGCTTGTTACACCTTCCTCACAGATTGTGGGAACACAGGCGGTGTTTAATGTGATCATGGGAGAGCGGTATAAGATGGTCACAAAGGAGACGAAGGCAGTTTTATCCGGTCAGTATGGGGCGACCATCAAACCGTTCAATCCCGAGGTTCAGAAAAAATGCATCGGAGATACGGAACCGATCACCTGCAGGCCTGCAGATTTGATTGATGATGAACTGGATACTTTGGAAAAAGAAGTGGCACCATGGAAAGAACAGGATGAAGATGTGCTGACCTACGCACTGTTCCCGCAGGTTGCGACTGATTTTTTCAAGTACAGGGAGGCCCAGGAAAAAAAGATAGACGCGACGGCAGCTGATAAGGAAAATAAAGCTTACCCGGTATAA
- the cmk gene encoding (d)CMP kinase has protein sequence MSFNIAIDGPAGAGKSTIARQVAKKLGYIYVDTGAMYRAMAYYLLRQGVAPDDAGATERVCEFADISIAYENGEQQVILNGENVTEFLRTEEVGNMASVSSANPAVRRKLVELQQRMASVTDVVMDGRDIGTQVLPGAQVKIYLTAGAGIRAIRRYEELKEKGILGDLEQIQRDIEQRDYRDMHREISPLVQAEDAVYLDTSHMGIQEVVEAVLKLCKERQNG, from the coding sequence ATGAGTTTTAATATAGCAATTGACGGACCGGCAGGAGCGGGAAAAAGCACGATCGCGCGGCAGGTGGCAAAAAAGCTGGGATATATTTACGTGGATACCGGGGCAATGTACCGTGCCATGGCGTATTATCTGCTGAGGCAGGGGGTGGCGCCGGATGATGCCGGTGCGACAGAGCGGGTATGTGAATTTGCAGATATTTCAATTGCCTATGAGAATGGAGAACAGCAGGTGATACTGAACGGGGAAAATGTGACGGAGTTCCTTAGAACGGAAGAAGTGGGAAATATGGCATCAGTGAGTTCCGCCAATCCTGCAGTGCGCAGAAAACTTGTAGAACTGCAGCAGAGGATGGCCTCTGTCACTGATGTTGTGATGGACGGGCGAGACATCGGTACTCAGGTGCTTCCAGGAGCCCAGGTCAAAATTTACCTGACAGCGGGAGCCGGGATAAGAGCAATCAGGAGATATGAAGAACTGAAGGAAAAAGGGATTTTGGGGGACCTGGAACAGATACAAAGAGACATTGAACAGAGGGATTACCGGGATATGCACCGGGAGATTTCACCGCTTGTACAGGCAGAGGATGCTGTTTATCTGGATACTTCCCATATGGGTATTCAGGAAGTCGTGGAGGCGGTTCTTAAATTGTGCAAAGAGAGGCAGAACGGATAG
- a CDS encoding MurR/RpiR family transcriptional regulator, translated as MEQSENLLTRINQQYGKLSKGQKRLAAYITDNYDKAVFLTAAKLGSEVGVSESTTVRFAAQLGYQGFPEFHRALEELVINKLNSIQRMEVTYGRVPQAEILDKVLQADIDKIKLTMEHLDHEIFDQAVETILQAKTIYIIGIRSCAPLAHFLSFYLNLVVDDVRLIQTNSASEIFEQMIRINEKDVIIGISFPRYSMHTLKAMEFANNRNAKVITLTDSIHSPMNLYSSCNLIARSDMASIVDSLVAPLSVINALVVALCMKKQQEVVDTLESMEKIWDEYKVYSNDEINSIDDSVKLSFAGLGEDDV; from the coding sequence ATGGAACAATCAGAAAATTTATTGACCAGAATCAACCAGCAGTATGGAAAACTCAGCAAAGGGCAGAAACGCCTGGCAGCGTATATTACGGACAATTATGACAAGGCTGTGTTTCTGACGGCGGCAAAACTTGGAAGCGAAGTCGGGGTAAGTGAATCCACTACGGTCCGGTTCGCAGCACAGCTGGGATACCAGGGGTTTCCTGAATTTCACCGTGCGCTTGAAGAGCTGGTTATCAACAAGCTGAACTCTATCCAGAGGATGGAAGTGACCTACGGCAGGGTACCACAGGCGGAAATCCTGGATAAAGTACTTCAGGCTGATATTGACAAAATCAAGCTGACAATGGAACATCTGGATCACGAGATCTTTGACCAGGCGGTAGAGACGATCCTGCAGGCAAAGACGATCTATATCATAGGGATCAGAAGCTGTGCACCGCTTGCACATTTTCTGAGCTTTTATCTGAACCTTGTTGTGGATGATGTCCGACTGATTCAGACGAATTCGGCAAGTGAGATTTTTGAGCAGATGATACGAATCAACGAGAAGGATGTGATCATCGGAATCAGTTTTCCCCGGTATTCCATGCATACCCTCAAGGCAATGGAATTTGCAAACAACCGGAATGCAAAGGTGATCACGCTTACAGACAGTATTCATTCGCCGATGAACCTTTATTCTTCCTGCAATCTGATTGCGAGGAGTGATATGGCGTCGATCGTGGATTCACTGGTCGCACCTTTAAGCGTTATCAATGCGCTGGTAGTCGCACTCTGTATGAAAAAGCAGCAGGAAGTCGTTGATACGCTGGAGTCCATGGAGAAAATCTGGGATGAATATAAAGTTTACAGCAACGATGAGATCAATTCAATTGATGATTCGGTGAAACTTAGTTTTGCAGGTCTGGGGGAAGATGATGTCTAA
- the ispH gene encoding 4-hydroxy-3-methylbut-2-enyl diphosphate reductase: MKVTVAKSAGFCFGVKRAVEQVYEQVACSRDKVYTYGPIIHNEQVVSDLESRGVCVIETAEELSQLTEGTVVIRSHGVPKEIYRIMEQKGLNCVDATCPFVKKIHDIVERESRDGKQIVIVGNDRHPEVEGIKGWCETPAIVINTEQEAEKLSVKPDTKLCIVSQTTFNYNKFKDLVEILAKKGYDRIVLNTICNATQERQEEARLLAREVDAMIVIGGRHSSNTQKLYDICRNECKNTYYIQTLVDLETKPFQSISHVGITAGASTPNNIIEEVQKHVRIKF; this comes from the coding sequence ATGAAAGTGACAGTGGCAAAATCTGCAGGATTCTGTTTTGGCGTGAAACGGGCTGTGGAACAGGTTTACGAACAGGTAGCGTGCTCAAGAGATAAAGTATATACGTACGGACCCATTATACATAACGAACAGGTTGTGTCCGATCTTGAATCCAGAGGTGTCTGCGTGATAGAAACTGCAGAAGAACTTTCACAGCTGACGGAAGGCACTGTAGTCATACGGTCCCACGGGGTGCCGAAAGAGATCTATCGGATCATGGAACAGAAGGGACTGAACTGTGTTGATGCAACCTGTCCGTTTGTAAAAAAAATCCATGATATTGTGGAGCGGGAAAGCCGGGATGGTAAACAGATTGTGATCGTCGGAAATGACCGGCATCCTGAAGTGGAAGGCATCAAAGGCTGGTGTGAGACACCGGCGATTGTTATCAATACTGAACAGGAAGCGGAAAAACTGTCCGTTAAACCTGACACAAAATTATGCATTGTATCCCAAACGACATTTAATTACAACAAATTTAAAGATTTAGTTGAAATTCTTGCCAAAAAGGGTTATGATAGAATTGTTTTAAATACGATTTGCAATGCCACCCAGGAGAGACAGGAGGAAGCAAGGCTCCTGGCACGCGAGGTGGACGCTATGATTGTCATTGGTGGCAGGCATAGCTCGAATACGCAAAAACTGTATGATATATGCAGAAATGAATGTAAAAATACTTACTATATACAGACACTCGTTGATTTGGAAACCAAGCCTTTTCAATCTATCAGTCATGTAGGTATTACAGCAGGGGCATCGACCCCAAATAATATAATTGAGGAGGTTCAAAAACATGTCAGAATTAAGTTTTGA
- a CDS encoding NAD(P)/FAD-dependent oxidoreductase, with product MSKVLIIGGGAAGMAAAVFAAEAGHLVHLFEKNEKLGKKVYITGKGRCNFTNACSMEELFDSVIRNPKFLYSAFYGYNNFDAIEFFERLGVRTKIERGNRAFPVSDHASDIILGMERRMKELDVKIHLRSSVKKVLTDEKGAAGILLENDAVIAGDAVLVATGGLSYPTTGSTGDGYRFARECGHAVTGLRPSLVPMETDEDYIARMQGLSLRNVTLRMYADGKCCFEDFGEMLFTHFGITGPLVLTASARTGEYLQQGSLSCEIDWKPALSEEQLDDRILRDFTKNQNKQFKTVAQGLLPSKAMSVLLELWGSSPEKKIHEISREERLTFVKLLKHFPFTVTGLRGYNEAVVTTGGVAVKEINPKTMESKKVKGLYFIGEVLDTDALTGGFNLQIAWSTAYAAASAVI from the coding sequence ATGTCTAAGGTATTGATCATAGGGGGAGGAGCTGCCGGTATGGCCGCAGCGGTGTTTGCCGCTGAGGCAGGGCACCTCGTGCACCTTTTTGAAAAAAACGAAAAGCTGGGGAAAAAAGTCTATATCACGGGGAAAGGCCGCTGTAATTTTACGAATGCCTGTTCCATGGAGGAATTATTTGACAGTGTGATTCGCAATCCAAAATTTTTATACAGTGCATTTTATGGGTATAATAATTTTGATGCCATAGAGTTTTTTGAGCGCCTTGGGGTCAGAACGAAAATAGAACGCGGAAACCGTGCGTTTCCAGTCTCAGATCATGCGTCGGACATCATCCTCGGCATGGAACGGAGAATGAAAGAGCTGGATGTGAAGATTCATCTGCGAAGCAGTGTGAAAAAAGTGCTGACGGATGAAAAAGGTGCCGCGGGTATTCTGCTGGAAAATGATGCCGTTATCGCAGGGGATGCCGTGCTTGTTGCTACAGGAGGCCTGTCTTACCCGACGACAGGGTCAACAGGTGACGGATACCGGTTTGCCAGAGAATGCGGGCATGCTGTGACCGGGCTCAGGCCTTCCCTCGTACCCATGGAAACAGATGAGGATTATATTGCCAGGATGCAGGGACTTTCGCTGCGGAATGTAACGCTTCGGATGTATGCAGACGGGAAATGCTGTTTTGAAGACTTTGGTGAGATGCTGTTTACACATTTCGGCATTACAGGACCGTTGGTTCTTACGGCAAGTGCACGGACAGGAGAATATCTGCAGCAGGGATCTCTTTCGTGTGAAATCGACTGGAAGCCGGCACTATCAGAGGAACAGCTCGATGACCGAATTCTTCGGGATTTCACAAAAAATCAAAATAAACAGTTCAAAACGGTGGCTCAGGGACTGCTGCCGTCGAAAGCCATGTCAGTGCTCCTGGAATTGTGGGGGAGTTCTCCTGAGAAGAAGATCCATGAGATATCGAGGGAAGAGCGCCTTACCTTTGTAAAGCTTTTAAAGCATTTTCCTTTCACTGTTACCGGGCTTCGTGGATACAATGAAGCAGTCGTGACAACCGGGGGAGTTGCTGTCAAAGAAATCAACCCTAAGACAATGGAATCAAAGAAAGTAAAAGGACTCTATTTTATTGGAGAGGTGCTGGATACGGATGCGCTTACCGGCGGATTCAATCTGCAGATTGCGTGGTCAACTGCGTATGCCGCTGCCAGTGCAGTGATATAA
- a CDS encoding M15 family metallopeptidase, which yields MKKSVKWMMAAAVCAAGAVLLTYRFTGNREAEAENTPDQNVEKAAEEENERQEVQEDIQEIREKDEETSETVSAGDIRQMAAETVLTEEQIASVGEDSLFYQEEISDVIFERMYGKSFKGDCTVPREELRYVRVLHNGFDGEAHIGELVVNQAIADDVTSIFRELYQSGYPIEKIRLIDDYDADDEQSMADNNSSAFNFRFISHSTTLSNHARGMAVDINPKYNPYVKIVNGKENCEPANAREYADRTAEFLYKIDTGDLCYQVFTKYGFSWGGSWTSAKDYQHFEKA from the coding sequence ATGAAAAAGAGTGTGAAATGGATGATGGCAGCGGCAGTCTGTGCAGCGGGGGCGGTTCTTCTGACTTATCGTTTTACGGGGAACCGCGAAGCGGAAGCAGAAAACACACCGGATCAGAATGTGGAAAAGGCAGCGGAGGAAGAAAACGAAAGACAGGAAGTACAGGAAGATATACAGGAAATACGGGAAAAAGATGAGGAAACATCGGAGACTGTGTCAGCGGGTGATATCCGGCAGATGGCTGCGGAAACGGTACTGACAGAGGAACAGATTGCTTCTGTCGGGGAGGATTCATTGTTTTACCAGGAAGAGATATCAGATGTTATATTTGAACGAATGTATGGGAAATCTTTTAAAGGGGACTGTACCGTACCGAGAGAAGAACTGAGGTATGTAAGGGTTCTGCATAATGGATTTGACGGTGAGGCACATATAGGCGAACTGGTCGTCAATCAGGCGATCGCAGATGACGTGACATCGATTTTCAGGGAGCTTTACCAGTCCGGGTATCCGATTGAAAAAATCCGGCTGATCGACGACTATGACGCAGACGATGAGCAGTCTATGGCAGATAACAACAGTTCTGCATTTAATTTCCGCTTTATCTCTCACAGTACAACACTGTCTAATCATGCCAGGGGCATGGCAGTTGATATTAATCCGAAATACAATCCTTATGTGAAAATTGTGAACGGAAAGGAAAACTGTGAGCCTGCAAATGCCCGTGAATATGCCGACCGTACCGCGGAATTTTTATACAAAATAGACACCGGGGATCTGTGTTATCAGGTGTTTACAAAATACGGATTTTCATGGGGAGGAAGCTGGACGAGTGCGAAGGATTATCAGCATTTTGAAAAAGCATGA